Proteins found in one Sorghum bicolor cultivar BTx623 chromosome 1, Sorghum_bicolor_NCBIv3, whole genome shotgun sequence genomic segment:
- the LOC8080459 gene encoding metacaspase-1 isoform X2 yields MGNTRPLGMASGNWKAAATSWCGHCGMGLAAAAPQPGPGGSSVRCAFCHGVTRIEHHQHQRGGGRVGESATTTTRTLAAEASLPRPPPPPVSAGLLEIPASYPRRVSGGGGSKRALLVGVSYTGTKHELRGTVNDVKEMRSLLCDRFGFPSACILELTEKESDLTRVPTRENLLRAMRWLVDGASAGDSLVFHFSGHGVQKLDMNDDEVDGYNEALCPMDFERSGKILDDEINATIVRPLGKGVKLHAIVDTCHSGTILDLPYLCRMSRQNDGHTLLADLHFKNWVLAVGESLPAFGHVGEAHQRRPGHLHQRLQRRPEVRRRQRIF; encoded by the exons ATGGGCAACACGAGGCCGCTGGGCATGGCGAGCGGGAACTGGAAGGCGGCGGCGACGTCGTGGTGCGGCCACTGCGGCATGGgcctcgcggcggcggcgcctcaGCCCGGGCCCGGCGGCTCTAGCGTCCGGTGCGCGTTCTGCCACGGGGTGACGCGTATCGAGCATCACCAGCAccagcgcggcggcggccgcgtggGCGAGAGcgccacgacgacgacgaggacgctCGCGGCGGAAGCCTCgctgccgcggccgccgccgccgccggtctcCGCGGGGCTCCTCGAGATCCCGGCGAGCTACCCCAGGAGGGTGAGCGGAGGCGGCGGGAGCAAGCGGGCGCTCCTGGTCGGGGTCAGCTACACGGGCACCAAGCATGAGCTCCGGGGCACCGTCAACGACGTCAAGGAGATGAGGAGCCTCCTCTGCGACAGGTTCGGGTTCCCGAGCGCCTGCATCCTGGAACTCACCG AGAAGGAGAGTGACCTCACGAGGGTGCCGACGAGGGAGAACCTGCTGCGGGCGATGCGGTGGCTGGTGGACGGCGCCAGCGCCGGGGACTCGCTGGTGTTCCACTTCTCCGGCCACGGCGTGCAGAAGCTGGACATgaacgacgacgaggtggacggGTACAACGAGGCGCTGTGCCCCATGGACTTCGAGCGGAGCGGCAAGATCCTGGACGACGAGATCAACGCCACCATCGTGCGGCCGCTGGGGAAGGGCGTGAAGCTGCACGCCATCGTGGACACCTGCCACAGCGGCACCATCCTCGACCTCCCCTACCTCTGCCGCATGTCCAG ACAAAATGATGGACACACATTGCTTGCCGATCTGCATTTCAAGAACTGGGTACTGGCAGTGGGAGAATCACTCCCGGCCTTCGGGCATGTTGGCGAAGCGCACCAACGGAGGCCTGGCCATCTCCATCAGCGGCTGCAGCGACGACCAGAAGTCCGCCGACGCCAGC GGATTTTCTGA
- the LOC110431612 gene encoding metacaspase-1-like: MNFGGNGNATTIRCKYCSACLTVIPGERAIQCAQCNCVTRIRRGDRIPPARPPAHVPPAFQRARGKKRAVLIGITYAGMRRGCGELRGPINDVKCMRNLLCQRFGFPSECIIMLTDDQRDPFRLPTKENIRMAMHWLVQGCSYGDSLVFHFSGLGAQVADDDGDEADGYDEAICPLDAFQRGPILDDEINEAIVRPLVHGVRLHAVVDACYSATVLDLPYVCHMSRNGFWQWEDESPPSGAWKGTSGGHAVLISGYSEGKSNFAMMPDAYASVGAMTHSFIRALECEPRGVTYGRLLTSMRAIMKNRGGGHDLQGPIGAPIHTVANFSGVQEPNLSSSEMFDIHRKPFVL, encoded by the exons ATGAACTTCGGCGGAAATGGCAACGCGACGACGATCCGGTGCAAGTACTGCAGCGCGTGCCTGACCGTGATCCCCGGCGAGCGCGCCATCCAGTGCGCGCAATGCAACTGCGTGACGCGCATCCGGCGCGGCGACCGCATCCCGCCGGCGCGGCCGCCGGCGCACGTGCCGCCGGCGTTCCAGCGCGCCCGCGGCAAGAAGCGCGCCGTCCTGATCGGCATCACCTACGCCGGCATGCGCCGCGGGTGCGGCGAGCTCAGGGGGCCCATCAACGACGTCAAGTGCATGAGGAACCTCCTCTGCCAGCGCTTCGGCTTCCCCAGCGagtgcatcatcatgctcaccg ATGACCAGAGGGATCCGTTCAGGCTGCCGACCAAGGAGAACATCCGGATGGCGATGCACTGGCTGGTGCAGGGCTGCAGCTACGGCGACTCCCTGGTGTTCCACTTCTCCGGGCTGGGCGCGCAGGtggccgacgacgacggcgacgaggcGGACGGGTACGACGAGGCCATCTGCCCGCTGGACGCGTTCCAGAGGGGCCCCATCCTGGACGACGAGATCAACGAGGCCATCGTGCGCCCGCTGGTGCACGGCGTCAGGCTGCACGCCGTGGTGGACGCCTGCTACAGCGCCACGGTGCTGGACCTCCCCTACGTGTGCCACATGTCCAGGAACGGGTTCTGGCAGTGGGAGGACGAGAGCCCCCCGTCGGGCGCCTGGAAGGGCACCAGCGGCGGCCACGCCGTGCTCATCAGCGGCTACAGCGAGGGCAAAAGCAACTTCGCCATG ATGCCGGATGCGTACGCGTCGGTGGGGGCAATGACGCACAGCTTCATCCGGGCGCTGGAGTGCGAGCCGCGCGGGGTCACCTACGGCCGCCTGCTGACCTCCATGAGAGCCATCATGAAGAACCGCGGCGGGGGACACGATCTGCAGGGCCCCATCGGAGCACCCATCCACACGGTGGCCAACTTCAGCGGCGTGCAG GAGCCGAACCTGTCCTCGTCGGAGATGTTTGACATACACCGCAAGCCGTTCGTCCTGTAA
- the LOC8080459 gene encoding metacaspase-1 isoform X1, whose translation MGNTRPLGMASGNWKAAATSWCGHCGMGLAAAAPQPGPGGSSVRCAFCHGVTRIEHHQHQRGGGRVGESATTTTRTLAAEASLPRPPPPPVSAGLLEIPASYPRRVSGGGGSKRALLVGVSYTGTKHELRGTVNDVKEMRSLLCDRFGFPSACILELTEKESDLTRVPTRENLLRAMRWLVDGASAGDSLVFHFSGHGVQKLDMNDDEVDGYNEALCPMDFERSGKILDDEINATIVRPLGKGVKLHAIVDTCHSGTILDLPYLCRMSRTGYWQWENHSRPSGMLAKRTNGGLAISISGCSDDQKSADASGFSDESSSIGAMTDSFIKAVKAEPGTTYGRLLSAMRTRIRDGQGSRRLPGRLGSFVRWMIPSSGVQEPQLCSSEMFDIYRKPFLL comes from the exons ATGGGCAACACGAGGCCGCTGGGCATGGCGAGCGGGAACTGGAAGGCGGCGGCGACGTCGTGGTGCGGCCACTGCGGCATGGgcctcgcggcggcggcgcctcaGCCCGGGCCCGGCGGCTCTAGCGTCCGGTGCGCGTTCTGCCACGGGGTGACGCGTATCGAGCATCACCAGCAccagcgcggcggcggccgcgtggGCGAGAGcgccacgacgacgacgaggacgctCGCGGCGGAAGCCTCgctgccgcggccgccgccgccgccggtctcCGCGGGGCTCCTCGAGATCCCGGCGAGCTACCCCAGGAGGGTGAGCGGAGGCGGCGGGAGCAAGCGGGCGCTCCTGGTCGGGGTCAGCTACACGGGCACCAAGCATGAGCTCCGGGGCACCGTCAACGACGTCAAGGAGATGAGGAGCCTCCTCTGCGACAGGTTCGGGTTCCCGAGCGCCTGCATCCTGGAACTCACCG AGAAGGAGAGTGACCTCACGAGGGTGCCGACGAGGGAGAACCTGCTGCGGGCGATGCGGTGGCTGGTGGACGGCGCCAGCGCCGGGGACTCGCTGGTGTTCCACTTCTCCGGCCACGGCGTGCAGAAGCTGGACATgaacgacgacgaggtggacggGTACAACGAGGCGCTGTGCCCCATGGACTTCGAGCGGAGCGGCAAGATCCTGGACGACGAGATCAACGCCACCATCGTGCGGCCGCTGGGGAAGGGCGTGAAGCTGCACGCCATCGTGGACACCTGCCACAGCGGCACCATCCTCGACCTCCCCTACCTCTGCCGCATGTCCAG AACTGGGTACTGGCAGTGGGAGAATCACTCCCGGCCTTCGGGCATGTTGGCGAAGCGCACCAACGGAGGCCTGGCCATCTCCATCAGCGGCTGCAGCGACGACCAGAAGTCCGCCGACGCCAGC GGATTTTCTGACGAGTCGTCTTCGATCGGCGCCATGACGGACAGCTTCATCAAGGCCGTGAAGGCCGAGCCGGGGACGACGTACGGGCGGCTGCTGAGCGCGATGAGGACGAGGATCCGCGACGGCCAGGGGAGCCGCCGCCTCCCCGGCAGGCTCGGCTCCTTCGTCCGCTGGATGATCCCGTCCAGCGGCGTGCAG GAGCCTCAGCTGTGCTCTTCGGAGATGTTTGACATCTACAGGAAGCCATTCCTGCTCTGA